One Drechmeria coniospora strain ARSEF 6962 chromosome 01, whole genome shotgun sequence genomic region harbors:
- a CDS encoding DNA topoisomerase 2, whose translation MDSDIMDDSVFSLDDESDGFVPETKKKLAVKKMTQTKPKPKAAPKKRPKLDSDDDEDGMGDSSGFSHTPPSAKKQKKAPAPKKSSGEPLAEVENDSMVVDAPAKPKSNKTATETYQKLTQLEHIIKRPDTYIGSVEKTEQQMWVFNKETTQMEYRTISYVPGFYKIFDEILVNAADNKQRDGSMNAMKVTINRETGEISVENNGKGIPVVIHEKEKIYIPELIFGHLLAGSNFDDNEQKTVGGRNGYGAKLCNVFSTEFTLECQDSTNGKRYKQTWTNNMQKMLKAKITSSKSADFVRVTFKPDYDRFGMSEGITDDLEALLHRRVYDMAGTVRGVKVHLNGNLIKLKDFKSYCDLFAKSIASERSMEEGGSPTCTVEIDKDKGHPRWEVAFTVSDGSFQQVSFVNSIATTSGGTHVNYIADQVTSSLLKTLNKKQKGHTLKQNHLRNHIFIFVNCLVNNPAFTSQTKEQLTTKASQFGSKCVLGEDFLKKIAKSDAIKNIMEFAQKKADKMMSKSDGSKRSRVSNAKLVEANLAGTRRGHECTLILTEGDSAKGLAVTGRAILDPDRIGVFPLRGKMLNVRDASIDQITKNQEIQNIKQFLGLKHKQVYTDTKSLRYGHLMIMADQDHDGSHIKGLLINFLQIQFPSLLQIPEFFREFITPIVKIWQGPNPKKPTKLKTFFTQPQYEEWKVAHQSEITRWQSKYYKGLGTSSPEDAQVYFTNLDEHLKEFKVMKPDEADLFDLAFSKKKADARKEWLGNFKPGTFLDHSTKDITYGDFVNKELILFSMADNMRSIPSVLDGLKPGQRKVMHACFKRNLVKDKKVVELAGYVSEQTAYHHGEVSLQQTIIGLAQNFVGSNNINCLEPSGNFGSRLAGGSDAASPRYTFTRLSPFARKIFSALDEPNLKPQYDDGKPIEPTVYSPIIPMVLVNGADGIGTGWSTTIPNYHPIDIVKNLKRRMGRLDADDAEEKPFETMLPWFRGWKGTPELAGPERYKFNGVAYQNDLNPNEVIITELPIRVWTDDFKARLEKVISGVDGPSWIKDYKEFNDHKTVHFEIMIDEKHMPKVLEEGLLERFKLQKQVATSNLVAFDSNGQIRKYEKVEDILEEYYQHRFAMYAERKKHWLGVYHADYRKLKNQARFIREIIDGDLIVGKKKKSVLIDELRQRKYEAFPRGGAKKKSKEEDEDGSDNEDGADDDSGSKDYDYLLSMPIWSLTAERLNKLNEAIAKKKAEHDELLAKSEKDLWCVDLDEFVVEWENQLAIDAEIQTSIRRMGRRVSKKIGAGGSKVRKAKADDDYEPEKKGKGKAKAPTKAPTKVETKSSQRFAEMFSGAPKAKQEPKDEAAAGLSDAFSDDDFAALSRNKPAAAKSSQSRSVSRPKDESEEPEAVGRTKRVAASKARTLFEVSSDSDGMEDDDDEMLGDIGAMVKGIGKTEEKSGGRLSLYAMNRPESSGTSSGLPKMKTKASKSTFDVDSIDDTNYEMLAKSSPHKTATKDNDDDDVVDDFLSDEDLVVPPKAPSFKAAAVPAKASTSTASNSDTGLAVVKKARGRPAGAKNKPKAEPKAKAKAAPKATTLSPAAKAYAAKKAVKKSVLDWDDSDDEMAADPPSPVAAKPTARARPGRAAAVKRRVVIDEEDSVVQEDDSDDDPFEVDDDDD comes from the exons ATGGACTCCGACATCATGGACGATTCTGTATTCAGTTTGGACGACGAGTCCGATGGCTTTGTCCCAGAGACG AAGAAGAAACTGGCGGTAAAGAAGATGACACAGACAAAACCCAAACCCAAGGCGGCGCCCAAGAAGCGCCCGAAGCTTGACAGCGATGATGACGAAGACGGCATGGGGGACTCTTCCGGCTTCTCCCACACCCCGCCCAGCGCGAAGAAGCAGAagaaggcgccggcgcccaaGAAGTCGAGCGGCGAGCCTCTGGCCGAGGTGGAAAACGACAGcatggtcgtcgacgcgcccGCCAAGCCCAAGTCGAACAAGACGGCGACCGAGACGTACCAGAAGCTCACCCAGCTCGAGCACATCATCAAACGTCCCGACACCTACATCGGATCCGTCGAGAAGACGGAGCAGCAGATGTGGGTTTTCAACAAGGAGACGACCCAGATGGAGTACCGCACCATCTCCTACGTTCCAGGTTTCTACAAGATCTTCGACGAGATCCTGGTCAACGCTGCCGATAACAAGCAGAGGGACGGCTCCATGAACGCGATGAAGGTCACCATCAACCGCGAGACGGGAGAGATCAGCGTCGAGAACAACGGCAAGGGAATCCCGGTCGTCATCCACGAAAAGGAAAAGATTTACATTCCCGAGCTCATCTTCGGCCACCTGCTAGCCGGTTCCAACTTTGACGACAACGAACAGAAGACGGTGGGCGGTCGCAACGGTTACGGAGCCAAGCTCTGCAACGTTTTCAGCACAGAGTTCACCCTCGAGTGCCAGGACAGCACCAACGGCAAGAGATACAAGCAGACGTGGACCAACAACATGCAGAAGATGCTCAAGGCTAAGATCACTTCGAGCAAGTCTGCCGACTTTGTTCGCGTCACCTTCAAGCCCGACTACGACCGCTTCGGCATGTCCGAAGGCATcaccgacgacctcgaggctCTGCTCCACCGAAGGGTCTACGACAtggccggcaccgtccgAGGCGTCAAGGTCCACCTCAACGGAAACCTGATCAAGCTCAAGGACTTCAAGTCGTACTGCGACCTCTTTGCCAAGTCCATTGCCTCGGAGAGGAGCATGGAGGAGGGCGGCAGCCCGACCTGCACCGTCGAGAtcgacaaggacaagggcCACCCACGCTGGGAGGTGGCCTTTACCGTCTCCGACGGCTCTTTCCAGCAGGTCTCGTTTGTCAACTCGATCGCGACTACGTCGGGCGGCACGCACGTCAACTACATTGCCGACCAGGTCACGAGCTCGCTTCTCAAGACCCTCAACAAGAAGCAAAAGGGCCACACACTGAAGCAGAATCACCTGCGCAATCACATCTTCATCTTCGTCAACTGCCTCGTCAACAACCCCGCCTTCACCTCCCAGACGAAGGAGCAGCTCACGACCAAGGCGAGCCAGTTCGGCAGCAAgtgcgtcctcggcgaggacttCCTCAAGAAAATCGCCAAGTCGGATGCCATCAAGAACATCATGGAGTTTGCCCAGAAAAAGGCCGACAAGATGATGTCCAAGAGCGACGGTAGCAAGCGCTCGAGAGTCAGCAACgcgaagctcgtcgaggccaactTGGCAGGCACCAGGCGTGGCCATGAGTGCACCCTCATTCTCACCGAAGGTGACTCGGCCAAGGGCCTGGCCGTGACCGGACGAGCCATCCTCGACCCGGACCGCATCGGCGTCTTCCCGCTCCGAGGCAAGATGCTAAACGTGCGCGATGCGTCGATCGACCAGATCACCAAGAACCAGGAGATTCAGAACATCAAGCAGTTCCTCGGCCTCAAGCACAAACAGGTCTACACCGACACCAAGAGCCTTCGCTACGGCCACCTGATGATCATGGCCGATCAGGATCACGACGGTAGCCACATCAAGGGCCTCCTCATCAACTTCCTACAGATCCAGTTTCCCTCCCTGCTCCAGATCCCCGAGTTCTTTCGCGAGTTCATCACGCCCATCGTCAAGATCTGGCAAGGTCCCAACCCCAAGAAGCCGACCAAGCTGAAGACCTTCTTCACCCAACCGCAGTACGAGGAGTGGAAGGTTGCCCACCAGTCCGAAATCACCCGATGGCAGAGCAAGTACTACAAGGGACTGGGCACCAGCAGCCCCGAAGATGCCCAGGTCTACTTCACaaacctcgacgagcacctGAAGGAGTTCAAGGTCATGAAGCCCGATGAGGCCGACCTCTTCGACTTGGCCTTTtccaagaagaaggcggacGCGAGAAAGGAGTGGCTGGGCAACTTCAAGCCAGGAACCTTCCTCGACCACTCGACCAAAGACATCACCTACGGCGATTTCGTGAACAAGGAACTCATCCTCTTCAGCATGGCCGACAACATGCGATCCATCCCCTCCGTTCTCGACGGCCTGAAGCCTGGTCAGCGCAAGGTGATGCACGCCTGCTTCAAGCGAAACCTCGTCAAGGACAAGAAGGTCGTCGAACTCGCAGGTTACGTCTCGGAGCAGACGGCCTACCACCACGGCGAGGTGTCGCTCCAGCAGACCATCATCGGCTTGGCCCAGAATTTCGTCGGATCCAACAACATCAACTGTCTCGAGCCGAGCGGCAACTTTGGTTCCCGACTGGCCGGAGGTTCCGACGCCGCGAGCCCGCGTTACACATTTACCCGTCTCTCGCCCTTTGCGCGGAAGATCTTctccgccctcgacgagccgaaCCTCAAGCCTCAGTACGACGATGGGAAGCCGATCGAACCGACGGTGTACTCGCCCATCATCCCCATGGTGCTCGtcaacggcgccgacggcatcggcacaGGCTGGAGCACCACCATCCCCAACTACCATCCGATTGATATTGTCAAGAATCTGAAGCGACGGAtgggccgcctcgacgccgacgacgccgaggagaagcCGTTCGAGACGATGCTGCCGTGGTTCCGAGGTTGGAAGGGCACGCCGGAGCTCGCCGGACCGGAGCGTTACAAGTTCAACGGCGTCGCCTACCAGAACGACCTGAACCCCAACGAGGTCATCATTACGGAGCTGCCGATCCGAGTGTGGACGGACGACTTCAAGGCGCGGCTGGAAAAGGTGATTAGCGGCGTCGATGGCCCCAGCTGGATCAAGGACTACAAGGAGTTCAACGACCACAAGACGGTACACTTCGAGATTATGATCGACGAGAAGCACATGCCCAAAGTCTTGGAGGAGGGCTTGCTGGAGCGGTTCAAGCTTCAGAAGCAGGTTGCGACGTCGAACTTGGTGGCGTTCGATTCCAACGGCCAGATTCGCAAGTACGAAAAGGTCGAAGACATTCTCGAGGAATACTACCAGCATCGCTTCGCCATGTACGCGGAACGCAAG AAACACTGGCTCGGAGTCTATCACGCCGACTACCGCAAGCTCAAGAACCAAGCGCGGTTCATTCGAGAGATTATCGACGGCGACTTGATCGTagggaagaagaagaagagcgtactcatcgacgagctccgCCAGCGCAAGTATGAGGCCTTCCCTCGTGGAggggcgaagaagaagagcaaggaggaagacgaggatgggTCGGACAATgaagacggtgccgacgacgacagcggATCAAAGGACTACGATTACCTCCTTTCG ATGCCCATCTGGTCTCTAACGGCGGAGCGTCTCAACAAGCTCAACGAGGCGATCgccaagaagaaggcggagCACGACGAACTCTTGGCCAAGAGCGAGAAGGACCTGTGGTGCGTTGATCTTGACGAGTTCGTGGTGGAGTGGGAGAACCAGCTCGCGATCGACGCCGAGATCCAGACGAGCATCCGCCGTATGGGGCGACGCGTGTCCAAGAAAATTGGTGCAGGCGGCAGCAAAGTGcgcaaggccaaggccgacgacgactacgaACCAGAgaagaagggcaagggcaaggcgaAGGCGCCGACCAAGGCGCCGACCAAGGTGGAGACGAAGAGCTCACAGAGGTTTGCGGAGATGTTTAGCGGCGCCCCGAAGGCGAAGCAGGAGcccaaggacgaggcggcggcgggtctGTCGGACGCCTTTTCTGACGACGACTTTGCCGCTCTCAGCAGAAacaagccggcggcggcgaagagctCGCAGTCTCGGTCCGTGTCACGGCCCAAGGACGAATCCGAGGAGCCGGAGGCGGTCGGACGCACCAAGCGAGTGGCGGCGTCCAAGGCCAGGACGCTCTTCGAGGTGTCCTCGGACAGCGATGGcatggaggacgacgacgacgagatgctcGGTGACATTGGCGCCATGGTGAAGGGCATCGGCAAAACCGAGGAAAAGTCCGGCGGCCGACTGAGCCTGTACGCGATGAACCGTCCGGAGAGCAGCGGCACATCGAGCGGGCTGCCGAAGATGAAGACGAAGGCGTCGAAGTCGACGTTTGACGTTGACAGCATCGACGACACCAACTACGAGATGCTGGCCAAGTCGTCGCCCCATAAGACGGCGACAAAGGAtaacgatgatgacgacgtggTCGATGACTTCCTctccgacgaggacctcgtgGTGCCCCCGAAGGCACCATCGTTCAAGGCAGCGGCTGTGCCGGCCAAggcatcgacctcgacggcctcgaacTCGGATACCGGCCTGGCGGTGGTGAAGAAGGCGCGCGGCCGTCCAGCGGGCGCGAAGAACAAGCCCAAGGCCGAGCccaaggcgaaggcgaaggcggcgcccaaggcgacgacgctcTCCCCCGCGGCCAAAGCGTATGCAGCCAAGAAGGCGGTGAAAAAGAGCGTCCTCGATTGGGAcgactccgacgacgagatggcaGCGGATCCCCCATCACCGGTGGCGGCCAAGCCGACGGCACGAGCGAGGCCAGGACGGGCCGCGGCTGTGAAACGGCGGGTGGTGATTGACGAGGAAGACTCCGTCGTGCAGGAAGatgacagcgacgacgatccgttcgaggtcgacgatgacgacgactaG
- a CDS encoding TOR signaling pathway regulator, which translates to MASTDEPLSLGAAFEAAEEGRRELESSPDAMRPTFADELDVVLAAYVRVLDQVAVVGLFSANETLEDVATSSLPYLLIHFHIAELVQRTPSVATSAARHRILVLGRARVAYERFLALVDAYGLILDPYDKLLERYRDDIEAFRVVPPGRDAAAQREAKIAGFRAEKALEAKLSHLRAEANARYADGGADEDIAREVHLASIRCAIHQAFHALDSLNRELPLLAQAPEPEDSSRATAAKSRTDKDDDVSWRLDNPLARGPNRGGPLLSRQGQPLQPFTLVGSRADRTKAVFRPGHNLPTMSIDEYLDEERRQGNFLEGGTEAAKPPLDEDDMDAVDRATYKARSWDDFTDDNPRGSGNTLNMG; encoded by the coding sequence ATGGCGTCGACCGACGAGCCGCTgtcgctcggcgccgccttcgaagcggccgaggaaggacGGCGGGAGCTCGAGTCATCGCCTGACGCGATGCGACCGACGTTCGCCGATGAGCTTGATGTCGTGCTCGCTGCCTATGTTCGTGTTCTCGATCAGGTCGCCGTTGTTGGCCTCTTTTCCGCCaacgagacgctcgaggatGTTGCGACCAGTTCTCTGCCCTACCTCCTTATTCACTTCCacatcgccgagctcgtaCAACGTACGCCCTCTGTCGCCACCTCTGCAGCCCGCCATAgaatcctcgtcctcgggcgCGCCCGTGTCGCCTACGAGcgcttcctcgccctcgttgATGCCTACGGTCTCATCCTCGATCCGTACGACAAGCTCCTCGAGCGTTACCGCGACGATATCGAAGCCTTCCGCGTCGTCCCCCCCGGACGTGACGCTGCCGCGCAACGCGAGGCCAAGATTGCGGGCTTTCGGGCCGAAAAGGCCCTCGAAGCGAAGCTTTCTCATCTCCGAGCGGAAGCAAACGCCCGCTacgccgacggtggcgccgacgaggatatCGCTCGCGAGGTTCACCTTGCGAGCATCCGCTGCGCCATCCACCAGGCTTTTCACGCCCTCGATTCGCTCAATCGCGAACTTCCGCTGCTCGCTCAGGCGCCCGAACCAGAGGACAGCTCGCGCGCGACGGCCGCAAAGTCCCGTACCGACAAGGACGATGATGTCTCTTGGCGCCTAGACAATCCCCTCGCACGCGGCCCAAATCGTGGCGGCCCGCTGCTCTCCCGTCAAGGCCAACCGCTACAACCCTTCACCCTCGTCGGCTCGCGCGCCGACCGCACCAAAGCCGTCTTCCGTCCAGGCCACAACCTGCCAACGATGTCCATCGACGAGTATCTCGATGAGGAGAGACGCCAGGGCAACTTCCTTGAGGGCGGCACCGAAGCTGCAAAGCCCCccctggacgaggatgacatggacgccgtcgatcgCGCCACCTACAAGGCTCGCAGCTGGGATGACTTTACCGATGACAACCCACGGGGATCTGGAAACACACTGAATATGGGCTGA